In a genomic window of Erinaceus europaeus chromosome 12, mEriEur2.1, whole genome shotgun sequence:
- the LOC103113348 gene encoding olfactory receptor 1D2-like yields MDGGNLSEVSEFLLLGISENPDKQQVLFWMFLVMYLITVVGNTLIVLAIGSHSRLHTPMYFFLANLSFTDLCFVTNTIPKMLVNLQSENKAISYTGCLTQLYFLVSLVALDNLILAVMAYDRYVAICRPLHYTTAMSPELCMLLLSICWMLSIIYGLTHTILMTRVTFCGPQKIHYIFCEMYVLLRLACSNTQLNHRVLIATGCFIFFTPLGFMTTSYVQIVRAILQIPSATGKYKAFSTCGSHLAVVSLFYGTLGMVYLQPLHTYSLKDSVATVMYAVVTPMMNPFIYSLRNKDMHRALGRLLLGKAFQRFI; encoded by the coding sequence ATGGATGGAGGCAATCTGAGCGAGGTCTCAGAGTTTCTGCTTCTGGGGATCTCGGAAAACCCTGATAAGCAGCAGGTCTTATTTTGGATGTTTCTGGTCATGTACCTCATCACAGTGGTGGGAAACACGCTCATCGTCCTGGCCATCGGCTCTCACTCCCGCCTgcacacccccatgtacttcttcctggcCAACCTCTCCTTCACTGATCTCTGCTTTGTCACCAACACAATCCCCAAAATGCTGGTGAACCTTCAGTCTGAGAACAAAGCCATCTCCTACACAGGGTGTCTGACACAGCTCTACTTCCTGGTCTCCTTGGTGGCCCTGGACAACCTCATCCTGGCTGTGATGGcgtatgaccgctatgtggccatctgccgCCCCCTCCACTACACCACGGCCATGAGCCCTGAGCTTTGTATGTTGCTTCTCAGTATATGTTGGATGCTGTCTATCATTTATGGACTTACTCATACTATCCTTATGACCAGAGTAACTTTCTGTGGGCCCCAAAAGATTCACTACATCTTCTGTGAGATGTATGTCCTTCTGAGGCTTGCGTGTTCCAACACTCAACTTAATCACAGAGTGCTCATTGCCACAGGCTgcttcatcttcttcacccccTTAGGGTTCATGACCACATCCTATGTGCAGATTGTCAGAGCCATCCTCCAAATACCTTCAGCCACTGGGAAGTACAAAGCCTTCTCCACTTGTGGTTCCCATTTGGCAGTGGTCTCCCTCTTCTACGGGACACTTGGTATGGTCTATCTTCAGCCTCTCCACACCTACTCCCTGAAGGACTCTGTAGCCACGGTGATGTATGCTGTGGTGACCCCCATGATGAACCCTTTCATCTACAGCCTGAGGAACAAGGACATgcacagggctctgggaagaCTCCTCCTAGGGAAGGCCTTCCAGAGGTTTATATGA
- the LOC103111588 gene encoding olfactory receptor 3A2, producing the protein MDPEAGTNRTTVTEFILLGLVETETMQSVIFVIFLFAYLVTVGGNLSILAAIILEPKLHTPMYFFLGNLSALDIGCITVTVPAMLNRLLLHKRTIAFEACLSQLFFFHLLAGMDCFLLTAMAYDRFLAICRPLTYSTRMSQTVQRVLVAVSWACALSNALTHTIALTSLDFCGPNEVNHFYCDLPQLFQLSCSSTQLNELLLFNVGFIMAGTPVTLIILSYIYVAAAVLRIRSAEGRKKAFSTCGSHLTVVCLFYGTGIFNYMRLGSEEASDKDKGVGIFNTVINPMLNPLIYSLRNPDVQGALWRVLAGRRSLT; encoded by the coding sequence ATGGATCCAGAAGCTGGGACCAACAGGACAACTGTTACTGAATTTATTTTACTGGGCCTAGTGGAAACAGAGACAATGCAGTCTGTGATCTTTGTAATCTTCCTCTTTGCCTATCTGGTCACAGTTGGAGGCAACCTCAgtatcctggcagccattattctGGAGCCCAAACTCCACACCCCTATGTACTTCTTCCTGGGGAACCTATCAGCTCTGGACATTGGGTGCATCACCGTCACTGTTCCTGCCATGTTGAACCGCCTCCTATTGCACAAGCGTACAATTGCTTTTGAAGCCTGCCTCTCCCAACTTTTCTTCTTTCACCTTCTGGCAGGGATGGACTGCTTCCTGCTAACGGCCATGGCCTATGACCGATTCCTCGCCATCTGTCGGCCCCTAACCTACAGCACCCGCATGAGCCAGACGGTGCAGAGGGTACTGGTGGCTGTGTCCTGGGCTTGTGCTCTCTCCAATGCTCTGACCCACACAATTGCTCTAACTTCCCTTGACTTCTGTGGTCCCAATGAGGTTAATCACTTCTATTGCGACCTCCCTCAGCTATTCCAGCTCTCTTGCTCTAGCACCCAGCTCAATGAGCTGCTGCTCTTCAATGTGGGCTTCATCATGGCAGGCACACCTGTGACTCTCATCATCCTCTCTTACATCTATGTGGCAGCTGCAGTTCTACGAATCCGTTCAGCAGAGGGCAGGAAGAAAGCCTTCTCCACATGTGGCTCCCACCTCACTGTGGTTTGCCTCTTCTATGGAACTGGGATCTTCAACTACATGCGTCTGGGTTCCGAGGAGGCTTCAGACAAGGACAAAGGGGTTGGGATTTTCAACACAGTTATCAACCCCATGCTTAATCCACTTATCTACAGTCTCAGAAATCCTGACGTCCAAGGTGCCTTGTGGCGGGTACTTGCAGGGAGGAGGTCACTGACTTGA